In Deltaproteobacteria bacterium, one genomic interval encodes:
- a CDS encoding cyclic nucleotide-binding domain-containing protein codes for MLVYQDHFSRGLFVVTRGSLRVCQQGKDAAQPSELIESAGDGPLVVPSLLDLDQPAKATIETHTDVELFYIPRSVALGAGAQLSWLEAGTRRAAGA; via the coding sequence GTGCTCGTTTACCAAGACCACTTTTCGCGCGGGCTCTTCGTGGTGACCCGCGGGAGCCTTCGCGTCTGCCAGCAGGGCAAGGACGCGGCGCAGCCGAGCGAGCTCATCGAGAGCGCGGGAGATGGACCGCTCGTGGTGCCGTCGCTCCTTGACCTCGATCAACCTGCGAAGGCGACGATCGAGACGCACACCGACGTCGAGCTCTTCTACATCCCGCGCAGCGTGGCGCTTGGCGCGGGAGCGCAGCTTTCCTGGCTCGAGGCCGGAACCCGGAGGGCGGCTGGCGCGTAG